Proteins from a genomic interval of Lolium perenne isolate Kyuss_39 chromosome 1, Kyuss_2.0, whole genome shotgun sequence:
- the LOC127344875 gene encoding uncharacterized protein: MSVSGIPPKKCSWKSFAQTVTSVGILMDVDWSSFFKSFYKEIRLQIACRDPVKVPKERIMEIDQKFYLLRFNVEGVDQVEGDDGFDDPADNTVGDEGFDELEDQEESFQHMMSSDNQNTLQSNSAPADIGNDKYRSCSAIPESWEEMDLDDERLVLTSVCKSVQDEKLVEEWIVSPVSFRSLPTNMNHQLVDDIVWDFEPTDYGQIDGEVLSELETSASAIYCSQVHEDYKISDIDTDVDEMSSDDSTGEMDFLPNELISKIGSARKNLFPVLEQLAESEEKKKSMVVKEQKKSNGAL, encoded by the coding sequence ATGTCAGTCAGTGGAATTCCTCCAAAAAAATGCTCATGGAAATCTTTTGCACAAACTGTTACCAGCGTCGGCATTCTCATGGACGTTGACTGGAGCTCTTTCTTCAAAAGTTTCTATAAGGAAATTAGATTGCAAATTGCCTGTAGAGATCCAGTTAAGGTCCCAAAAGAGAGAATTATGGAAATCGATCAGAAATTTTACCTACTCCGTTTCAATGTGGAGGGTGTTGATCAGGTGGAGGGAGATGATGGATTCGATGACCCTGCAGACAATACTGTTGGTGATGAGGGGTTTGATGAgttagaagatcaagaggaatcATTTCAACATATGATGTCTAGTGATAACCAGAACACTCTTCAATCCAACTCTGCACCTGCTGATATTGGTAATGATAAATATAGATCTTGCTCTGCTATTCCAGAATCTTGGGAAGAAATGGACCTTGATGATGAGAGGCTAGTTCTTACATCTGTCTGTAAAAGTGTCCAGGATGAAAAACTGGTTGAAGAGTGGATAGTTTCTCCTGTGAGCTTCCGTTCCTTACCTACTAATATGAACCACCAGTTGGTAGATGACATCGTTTGGGATTTTGAGCCAACTGACTATGGACAAATTGATGGTGAGGTTTTGTCTGAGTTGGAGACATCTGCCAGTGCTATTTACTGCTCTCAAGTTCATGAGGACTACAAGATATCGGATATTGATACTGATGTTGATGAGATGAGTTCAGATGATTCAACTGGAGAGATGGATTTCCTTCCAAATGAGTTGATCTCAAAAATTGGTTCAGCTAGAAAAAACCTTTTCCCTGTCTTGGAGCAGCTGGCTGAATctgaagagaaaaagaagagcaTGGTGGTAAAGGAGCAAAAAAAAAGCAACGGGGCCCTGTAG